The Streptomyces sp. NBC_01244 genome contains a region encoding:
- a CDS encoding 4-(cytidine 5'-diphospho)-2-C-methyl-D-erythritol kinase, translating to MSGTITVRVPAKVNVQLAVGAARPDGFHDLANVFLAVSLHDEVTATAAAGLTVTCAGPDAGKVPLDRTNLVARAAEILAERAGLSPDVHLHIEKRIPVAGGMAGGSADGAAALLACDALWGLKTPVGDLLDICAELGSDVPFSLVGGAALGTGRGEILTPVAAGTFHWVFAVADGGLSTPAVFREFDRLTAGTDVPAPQASPALLAALASGDPDELAATLANGLQPAALSLRPALADTLAAGTQAGALAGIVSGSGPTTAFLVRDAESAMKVSAALEASGTCRGTHLAMSPAPGATLL from the coding sequence GTGAGCGGGACGATCACCGTACGGGTCCCCGCGAAGGTCAACGTCCAGCTGGCGGTGGGCGCGGCCCGGCCGGACGGCTTCCACGACCTCGCGAACGTCTTCCTGGCCGTCTCCCTCCACGACGAGGTCACCGCGACCGCCGCCGCCGGACTGACCGTGACCTGCGCGGGGCCGGACGCCGGCAAGGTGCCGCTCGACCGGACCAACCTGGTGGCCCGGGCCGCGGAGATCCTGGCGGAGCGGGCGGGGCTGAGCCCCGACGTGCACCTCCACATCGAGAAGCGGATCCCGGTGGCGGGCGGCATGGCCGGCGGCAGCGCCGACGGGGCGGCCGCCCTGCTGGCCTGCGACGCCCTCTGGGGTCTGAAGACCCCGGTCGGGGACCTCCTCGACATCTGCGCGGAGCTGGGCAGCGACGTGCCGTTCAGCCTGGTCGGCGGGGCGGCGCTGGGCACCGGGCGCGGGGAGATCCTGACCCCGGTCGCGGCCGGGACCTTCCACTGGGTGTTCGCGGTGGCCGACGGCGGGCTCTCCACCCCGGCGGTGTTCCGCGAGTTCGACCGCCTCACCGCCGGTACGGACGTCCCCGCCCCGCAGGCCTCCCCGGCCCTCCTCGCGGCCCTGGCCTCCGGTGACCCGGACGAGCTGGCCGCCACCCTGGCCAACGGGCTCCAGCCCGCGGCCCTCTCGCTGCGGCCGGCGCTGGCCGACACCCTGGCGGCGGGTACGCAGGCCGGGGCGCTGGCCGGGATCGTCTCCGGCTCCGGCCCCACGACGGCCTTCCTGGTCCGCGACGCGGAGTCCGCGATGAAGGTGTCCGCAGCCCTGGAAGCCTCCGGCACCTGCCGCGGCACCCACCTGGCGATGAGCCCGGCCCCGGGCGCGACCCTCCTCTGA